Within the Burkholderia sp. NRF60-BP8 genome, the region GCGGCCAACTGCGACGCGCTGAACGCGGCCGATCTGCGCGCGGAAGTGAAGGGCATCGCGTTGCCGGTGCTCGTCGTGACCGGCGCGAAGGACATGTCGACGCCGCCCGACCAGGGCCGCGCGCTTGCCGCCGCGATTCCCGGTGCGCTGCACGTCGAATTCGACGCTGCGCACATTTCGAACATCGAATGCACCGCCGGCTTCAACCGCGCGCTGCTCGATTTCCTGATTGCGTGAGGTGCCGGCGATGGACGACCAGGAACGTTATGAAGCAGGGATGAAGGTGCGTCGCGCCGTGCTCGGCGACGCGCACGTCGACCGTTCGATCGAGAACCGCACCGAGGTGACCGACGAATTCCAGAACCTGATCACGCGTTATGCGTGGGGCGAGATCTGGACCCGCGACGGGCTGCCGCGCCATACGCGTAGCCTGCTGACCATCGCGATGATGGTGGCGTTGAACCGCGGCGAGGAACTGGCGCTGCACCTGCGCGCCGCGCGCAACAACGGCGTGACGCGCGACGAGATCAAGGAAGTGCTGCTGCAGACCGCGATCTATTGCGGCGTGCCGGCCGCGAATTCTGCGTTCCATCTCGCGGACAAGATCTTCAAGGAGCAGGATGCAGCCGGTTAAAGGCCGGCGGTGATCCGATCGGGCGGCCCGCCGAGGTTGGCGGGCCGTCGTCGATGAAGAACGCACCGGCAGCGAATCGGTGCGTGAACGAAGGAAAGGCGCGGCCACGAGGCCGCGCTTGTTGCATATATCAACGTTGCATGGGACCGGCAGGCGCCGACGCGCGCGTTTCGGCCGACAAGGAGACAAGCGATGAATCGCGCACCCGTGGTCGATGTCCAGACCTTCATCAACGAGCAGCCGTTCGGCGGCTTTCAATGGCTCGTTTTCCTCATGTGTTTCGTGATCGTGCTGCTCGACGGCTTCGATACGGCCGCGATCGGCTTCATCGCGCCGTCGCTGCTCGGCGAATGGAACCTGACCAAGCCCGATCTCGCGCCCGTGCTCAGCGCCGCGCTGTTCGGCCTCGCGTGCGGTGCGCTCGTGTCCGGCCCGCTGTCCGACCGGCTCGGCCGCCGCTCGCTGCTGCTCGGCTCGGTGTTCCTGTTCGGCGCCGCGTGCCTGATGTCCGCGTTCTCGAACACGATCGGACACCTGACGATCCTGCGTTTCGTCACCGGCGTCGGGCTTGGCGCCGCGATGCCGAACGCGGTCACGATGATGGGCGAATTCTGCCCGGACAAGCGCCGCGCGACCGTGATCAACCTGATGTTCTGCGGCTTTCCGCTCGGCGCCGCGTTCGGCGGTTTCCTCGCCGCGTGGATGATTCCGCATTTCGGCTGGCGCAGCGTGCTGGTGCTCGGCGGCGTGACGCCGCTGCTGCTCGCCGTGCTGTTGCTGCTGAAGATGCCGGAGTCGGTGCGCTTCATGGTCGCGAACGGCCAGGGCATCGACAGGATCCGCGCGACGCTCGCGCGCATCTCGCGCGACGCGCTGAACGCCGGTTCGTTCGCGTTGACCGAAGCCGCGCCGCAGACCGGCGGCAAGGGCCTCGGCGTCGTGCTGTCGCGCTCGTACATCGTCGGCTCGGTGATGCTGTGGCTCGCATACTTCATGGGGCTCGTGATCTTCTACGCGTCGATCAACTGGATGCCGATCTTGCTGAAGGATGCGGGCCTGACGCCGAAGAGCGCGACGCTGATCTCGGCGCTGTTCCCGCTCGGCGGGGTGGGCGCCGTGCTGTGCGGCGTGCTGATGGACCGCTTCAACGCGAATCGCGTGATCGCCGTGTGCTACGCGCTGACGGCGGTGAGCGTGTATGCGATCGGGCAGGCGGCCGGCAACGTCGGGCTGCTGGTGCTGGTCGTGTTCGTGGCCGGCGTGCTGATGAACACCGCGCAGTCGTCGATGCCGGCGCTGGCCGCCGCGTTCTATCCGACCGAAGGGCGCGGCACGGGTGTCGCATGGATGCTCGGCGTCGGCCGGT harbors:
- the pcaC gene encoding 4-carboxymuconolactone decarboxylase, encoding MDDQERYEAGMKVRRAVLGDAHVDRSIENRTEVTDEFQNLITRYAWGEIWTRDGLPRHTRSLLTIAMMVALNRGEELALHLRAARNNGVTRDEIKEVLLQTAIYCGVPAANSAFHLADKIFKEQDAAG
- a CDS encoding MFS transporter gives rise to the protein MNRAPVVDVQTFINEQPFGGFQWLVFLMCFVIVLLDGFDTAAIGFIAPSLLGEWNLTKPDLAPVLSAALFGLACGALVSGPLSDRLGRRSLLLGSVFLFGAACLMSAFSNTIGHLTILRFVTGVGLGAAMPNAVTMMGEFCPDKRRATVINLMFCGFPLGAAFGGFLAAWMIPHFGWRSVLVLGGVTPLLLAVLLLLKMPESVRFMVANGQGIDRIRATLARISRDALNAGSFALTEAAPQTGGKGLGVVLSRSYIVGSVMLWLAYFMGLVIFYASINWMPILLKDAGLTPKSATLISALFPLGGVGAVLCGVLMDRFNANRVIAVCYALTAVSVYAIGQAAGNVGLLVLVVFVAGVLMNTAQSSMPALAAAFYPTEGRGTGVAWMLGVGRFGGIAGSFLVAELTRRHFSFAGVFATIAVAGVLACVALLIKQMARPHGVVQPAGKIESLGH